CACGATTATTAAGTTTGTTTTTTATTGCGGAATAAAAATTCCCAGTAACACTATTTTGCTTCATTTGTTCCCCCGAACACAACGTAAGATATTAATTAACCTTAAGATTTTGCCGTAAAAAAGTCAATTGTCTTTCTCCTTTATATATGGCTTTGGCTTTTGTAAGATATAGAGGCTGTTTTTCGGGGCATAGCTCAAGTGGCAGAGCGCCTGCTTTGGGAGCAGGAGGCTTCCGGTTCAAGTCCGGATGCCCCGATACAATTTCCCGCATCGCCCGGACGGTTGTTCAGCCATGCCAGACTTTTTCAAATATCACGCGCTCGGAAACGATTACATCGTGATTGATCCCGCCGTGTCGGATTTCCCGGTGACCGAAAAACTGGCCGCCGCGCTCTGCGCCCGCCATACCGGCGCGGGCGGCGACGGCGTGCTTTACGGCCCCTTCTTCAACGCAAACGGTCTGCCCGAAGTGAAAATTTTCAATGCGGACGGGTCGGAAGCGGAAAAATCCGGCAACGGAATCCGCATTTTCGCAAAATACCTGCGCGATCGCGCAATAGCGGACGCTGACTCGTTTGTCATCGCCACGCTCAGCGGCGAAACCCCCGTGGCCATCGGGCCGGACGATATCGTTTCGGCCGACATGGGCGCGCCGTCATTCAATTCAGCCGACGTGCCCGCCTCAGGCCCGGCACGCGAAATAATCAGCGAACCCGTCGAGCTCGACGGTGAAACTTTCCGCGTTACCGCATTAAGCGTAGGAATACCCCACTGCGTGGTTTTCCTTGACGAAATTTCGCCGGAACTGGCCCGCCGGTTCGGCCCGCTGCTGGAAACCCACGTCATGTTTCCACGCAAAACCAATGTGCAGTTCGCGCGGCGTATCGCAGCGGACAAACTGGAAATCCAGATCTGGGAACGCGGCTCGGGCTATACGCTGGCCTCGGGCAGTTCGTCGTGCGCGGCTATGGCGGCAGGCCGGCGGCTGGGCCTGCTCGAAGACAAGGTGTCAGTAACCATGCCCGGCGGCGCGGTGACGGTAACGGCCGGCGGCAACGGCCGGCTCACACTCTCCGGCCCGGTAACCCCGGTATTTTCGGGCGAGTTCAGCCCGGAGTTCAAATCGGCGCTTGACAGGCTATGCTGAGGATTATCATGACAGCAACCCTTCTCTCTTTCATTCAATCCGGCCTCTGCCACGCCGGGAATTTCTGCAAACAACTCTATCCGTCCTGCACGGCGGTTTTCGTAAACGCCGCCGAACTCAAAACCGCGAAAACCGACAACCTCGAAAGGCGCGAGCTGCCGGACGGGCTTTTCAGCGTAATCCGCGCGGCAGGCGGACGCAAATCAAGCGGCACGCTGCAATCGGGCGTGATAACCGCAGCGTTCCCGTTTGACCGGCTGGTGCTTTCAGTAAACGCGTTCCTGCCGCCGAAAAGTTTTCTCCTGGCGGAAATTCAGGCCGGCACGACGGATAAAACCGGGAAACCGGTCTGGAGCCGCTGGTACAGGATCGGAAAATTTAATCCGGAGGGCGCGTCCGCGAGTTTCGGCCCGCAGCAAGACGCGTTCGGAGCGGTTGACACCGATCAGCTCGTGCTGAAAACAAGAATGCGCTTCTGCCGGTTCCGGGTGACTATGCAAACGCGCAGCATCATCATGCCGGTTCTGCGGCTGGCCGCGCTGAATTTTTCCGACAGCGGAGCTGGCTACTCTCAGCGGCAGGCCGTGAAATCGTTATCCGCGGTGTTCCCCGGCAGGCCCGGCTGGCTCAACCCTGTACGCGATCTCGCCGTGCCGGCCCGCAGCCAGCGCGGGGAAAAAGAACTGGATGCCGACAGCATCTGCAGCCCCGTTTCGCTCGGCATGACTATGGAATATTTCGGCGCCAGGCTCACCAACACCGAAATAGCCGGCCGGGTGTATGACGCTAAAACCGACATTTTCGGCAACTGGTTCTTCAACACTGCCTACGCCGGCTCGAAAGGGCTGTATTCGTTCGTGGAAAAATTCAACTCGCTGGCGCAGGCCGAGCGCGCCGTCGCGCTGGGTTATCCGGTAACAGCCAGCATAACGTACGGCAGCGGCGGGCTGAAAAACGCGCCGGTCAACGCCACGAAAGGACACCTCGTGGTCATCCGCGGTTTTGACGCGCGCGGCGGCGTGCTGGTGAACGACCCCGCCGCGGAAAAAGAAAAAGACGTGCCCCGCCGCTATCAGCGCGCGCAGTTCGCGCGAGCGTGGCTGAAAAACAAAAACGGGCTGGCCTACCGGGTGGAAAACCGGTTTCCGCGCGTGATGCGCATAGGCGTCCCCCTTGCCGGCCTGCACAGTCAGCCCGGCGCGGACGGCAAACCCGGCGCACTGCAATCGCAGTTTTTCCTTAACGAAGCGGTGCTGGTGAAATCCTTCAAAAACGGCTGGGCCGAAGTGGAAAGCCTTGAGCAGGGCTATTACACCGGCGCGCCCTGCGCGGACGATATTGACTCCTGCTGGCGCGGCTATCCCGGCTGGGTGAAAGCTGACACGCTTGGCTGGGGTTCAGCCTATGGCTACGCTTATACTGTAGCAAAACCCGAAACCGAAGCCATCAGCCTGCAGGACGGAAAAGAAAAGCCGGTGAAACTTTTCATGGGCACCCGGCTGTGCCCGCTCACGCGGTCCGCGCCGGCAAAAAAAGGCTACACCACCGTCGCGCTGCCGGACTGCGCGCCGCTGTTTGTGAAAACC
The nucleotide sequence above comes from Elusimicrobiaceae bacterium. Encoded proteins:
- the dapF gene encoding diaminopimelate epimerase; amino-acid sequence: MPDFFKYHALGNDYIVIDPAVSDFPVTEKLAAALCARHTGAGGDGVLYGPFFNANGLPEVKIFNADGSEAEKSGNGIRIFAKYLRDRAIADADSFVIATLSGETPVAIGPDDIVSADMGAPSFNSADVPASGPAREIISEPVELDGETFRVTALSVGIPHCVVFLDEISPELARRFGPLLETHVMFPRKTNVQFARRIAADKLEIQIWERGSGYTLASGSSSCAAMAAGRRLGLLEDKVSVTMPGGAVTVTAGGNGRLTLSGPVTPVFSGEFSPEFKSALDRLC
- a CDS encoding NlpC/P60 family protein, coding for MTATLLSFIQSGLCHAGNFCKQLYPSCTAVFVNAAELKTAKTDNLERRELPDGLFSVIRAAGGRKSSGTLQSGVITAAFPFDRLVLSVNAFLPPKSFLLAEIQAGTTDKTGKPVWSRWYRIGKFNPEGASASFGPQQDAFGAVDTDQLVLKTRMRFCRFRVTMQTRSIIMPVLRLAALNFSDSGAGYSQRQAVKSLSAVFPGRPGWLNPVRDLAVPARSQRGEKELDADSICSPVSLGMTMEYFGARLTNTEIAGRVYDAKTDIFGNWFFNTAYAGSKGLYSFVEKFNSLAQAERAVALGYPVTASITYGSGGLKNAPVNATKGHLVVIRGFDARGGVLVNDPAAEKEKDVPRRYQRAQFARAWLKNKNGLAYRVENRFPRVMRIGVPLAGLHSQPGADGKPGALQSQFFLNEAVLVKSFKNGWAEVESLEQGYYTGAPCADDIDSCWRGYPGWVKADTLGWGSAYGYAYTVAKPETEAISLQDGKEKPVKLFMGTRLCPLTRSAPAKKGYTTVALPDCAPLFVKTRDLLACPEGLDPAGLRRGAAELARVFENAAYRWGGRTINGIDCSGLVNLVYRVYGINLPRNADAQYRATPAVSPGELEPGDLVFVSKKNEPGEMEHVLLYTGGEDLIEACRNKKQVAETTFKKRFGKKLKDLKQGEQTDGHSIHFRKAVKDS